One window of the Prosthecobacter dejongeii genome contains the following:
- a CDS encoding cysteine desulfurase family protein — MIYLDANATTPPDPAVIEAMLPFLSQHYGNASSSHAAGRHARRAVENARKQVATLIGADESEIIFTSGATESINSVLLSARHTCPDRSLLIISATEHPATLECAERWQAQGGQVKVIPVHQTGLLDLEALKTALIPGETALVSMLWANNETGVIQPMTEIAALAHSAGALVHADAVQMLGKLSVDVRDAGVDFLSLSGHKMHTPKGIGALFVSHHAPFQPMIIGGGQEKERRSGTENVPGIVALGKAAELAMISHIDMQPLRDALEQQLLAALPELEIHSQSAPRLPNTSSIHFPGVDAAALLIRLDQKGLACSGGSACHTASLHPSHVLEAMGYDARHAASTLRFSLSRLNTEAEIPQAAQAIIAAVHHLRAQWDPSVVVTMA; from the coding sequence ATGATTTACCTTGATGCCAATGCCACTACACCGCCGGACCCGGCTGTGATTGAGGCCATGCTGCCGTTTTTATCGCAGCACTACGGCAATGCTTCATCCTCCCACGCTGCTGGCCGCCATGCCCGACGGGCGGTGGAGAATGCGCGTAAACAAGTCGCGACACTGATCGGAGCTGACGAGTCCGAGATCATCTTCACCAGTGGAGCGACAGAGAGCATCAATAGCGTTCTTCTTTCAGCCCGCCACACCTGTCCAGACCGCTCGCTGCTGATCATCAGTGCTACCGAGCACCCTGCCACGCTGGAATGCGCCGAACGCTGGCAGGCCCAGGGAGGCCAAGTAAAGGTCATTCCCGTCCACCAAACTGGCCTGCTAGACCTTGAGGCTCTAAAGACGGCCCTCATTCCCGGCGAGACAGCTCTAGTGTCCATGCTCTGGGCAAACAATGAAACGGGGGTCATCCAGCCCATGACCGAGATCGCAGCGCTCGCTCATTCCGCCGGCGCACTGGTGCATGCAGATGCAGTGCAAATGCTGGGCAAGCTATCTGTGGATGTGCGCGACGCGGGCGTGGATTTCCTCAGCCTGAGTGGGCACAAGATGCATACGCCCAAAGGCATCGGTGCATTGTTTGTTAGTCACCATGCACCCTTTCAGCCCATGATCATCGGCGGTGGCCAGGAAAAAGAACGCCGCAGTGGTACCGAGAATGTCCCCGGTATCGTCGCTCTAGGAAAAGCGGCTGAACTGGCCATGATCAGCCACATTGACATGCAGCCTCTGCGTGACGCGCTGGAGCAGCAGCTCCTCGCGGCTCTGCCAGAGCTAGAAATCCACAGCCAGTCCGCTCCGCGACTGCCCAATACTTCTTCCATTCACTTTCCTGGAGTGGATGCGGCAGCCCTCCTCATTCGCCTGGATCAAAAAGGCCTCGCCTGTTCGGGAGGATCGGCTTGTCACACTGCTTCCTTGCATCCGTCCCACGTCCTGGAGGCCATGGGATACGATGCGCGCCACGCCGCCAGTACCCTGCGTTTTTCTTTAT